The following is a genomic window from Phaseolus vulgaris cultivar G19833 chromosome 6, P. vulgaris v2.0, whole genome shotgun sequence.
CATATATCATAACTAAAGTGCTGAGGAGTAAGCACTGTGGAGAAGGACACAAGAAGATATGACCcctattaattaaaaaaattctcattAATTCTGGTCTACTTTTACACAAATATGTGAAATTGAAATTGACACTTGAATTCGGAGAAGCACATTTTAACTTTAATCTCTATTCCAAAATCTTCTCAAAACCATCATTCCCTGTTGAGAGATTTACGtgaaaataatacaataacaaTTAGTGTTATAACCAAAATATTAAGGAGATTGACCAGTGGTGCGTGATAAGCTAATCCTAACATGACCTTGGCTTTGCGACAATGGTAGAGTGTTTGAGTATGTGCAGACTAAACTGGCCCCCTTTCTCAGTGGTATCAAGCTTGTCTTGTCCTGGTGGAGGCAAGAGCTCAAAGTTTTGGACCAAACGCCCCAAAGTAATCCCAAGAATGGGCAGTGCAAGGATAATTCCAGGGCAGCTCCTCCTCCCAACACCAAAGGGAAGGAACCTGAAGTCATTGCCATTGGCCTCTACTTTGGactcttcttccaagaaccTCTCAGGCCTGAATTCTTCTGGTTTCTTCCAGTGAGCAGGGTTGTTGGCAAGCCACCATGCATTCACCAAGACCTTGCTCTCTGCAGGGATGTCATAGCCTCCAAGTTTAGCATGCTGGAGGTTCATGTGTGGGACAAGGAGTGGAATTGCCATTCTGAGGCGAAGTGTTTCCTTTATCACAGCCTGAAGGTAAGGGAGCTTGTGAGTGTCTGGCTCTGTCACTTGGTTTCCTGGTCCTACAACTCTGTCAATCTCCTCCCGGACCTTCTTTTGGATCTCTGGGTGGTTCACAAGCTCAGCAATGCCCCATTCAATTGTCCACAGAGTTGTCTCAATTGCTGCTCCAAATTCAATATTATGTACATTAGAAAACTTTtgtcacttaaaaaaaaaatgcatctATCTAAAGCATGGGTTAGGTCCACCAATCACTACCTGATACCAACTCCTATACTATGGGTTAGCACACTCGAGCCGCGACAGAATTTGTGAGAAGTGGGAATAGGAGTAGGAAAATCATATTCCCATAATTGATTACAGTATTTAAAAGTTAGTTAAAGCCTGTTTTTCTGTTGTTCTTTTGTGtaaattttagaataataattattaaattaaataatatattatccTCAATTTGATATCGGTGTATTCTAGATGCACTCCAGTTATTATCATGTCTTGGCCTTCTTTTTCCCTTCTTTCATAAATAAGCATTAATATTTCttctgaataaaaaaaaaaaaagttaattaccGGCAACGTTAATATTCTCAACGATGTAAAGAACATTATCCTCGCTAATCTCTCCTTTTTTCTGAGCATCCAAAATGTGATCGATGGCGCATTTAAGTCCTCCATTGTCCCTTCTCTTGGTACTTTCAAGATTCCTGCCACATTCCATTTCATCAGATCAAACAAAACACACCACCAAAAGCCAAACTGAAACCATTTCTACAAGTTCACAAATTCTATTATTGTTTTTACTGATATCAGTTTTATCATCATCTCCATTTGCAACTTGATTTTTCTAAAAGTCTTGGTCTAACTTCTGAtataaaatttaacattttaaaaacattttcacATGTAAAGTACCTTGTCAGAATATATTGAGATAGCAATATAATagtgtcaattttttttgtcaaatacTAAAATAACAACATCAAAGTTGTACAATAAAATAGTGAAAACTAACTAGCATAACAAATTCAACATCAAAACACAAATGAACTTTCCAATAAAATTACTTATTAAAGAACACAATTAAACTTTAACAAAAGTTTAAATTATAGTAGTGAGAAACCCAAAAACAAAAGTGGTCGATTCAATCCAGTCACAGTTCTGATTGAGAAAACAATTATATAATGACTCAAAAAACTACGACACTGGCTAAATAATGCAATCATCATAAACTATAATCTTGATCTcgagttttttaatttatgaaaaaaaggATAAACTTAACTACCACTTCAAGTCACATAAAATTCATAGTAAtggaaagtaaaaaataataagaaaccACTTACTTTCGTTCCTCAAGAAAATAGTCCTTGAAGAGTTTGAACCTCGTGTCCTTAATCTCCTTGCAAATCTTCAAGTACCCACGCAAAAATGGCCTCAAAACGGGGATAAAATCACCGTAGTTGTACTCAAAACTCTGAGCCAAACGACTCCTCTCACCGTTCAAAACCCTAAGCTTCTGAAACAACGGGTCATCCTCGTTCTCGAACCTTCTATCGAACATGATCCTATACATGATATTATACATCATGAGTTGCAGTCTCCGCCGCAGAACGATCCCTCCGGAGGCGGCGTCGGGGCTGCAGCGTACGTCCTCCACCACTCGCGCCGCCTCGTCCTCCCACCCGACGCGGTACTGCTGCACGACTTTGTTGGTGAAGAACGGGACCGTCATGATGCGGCGCATCTTGCGCCAGTGCTCGCCGTAAACGGTGAACACCATGTCTTGGCCTTCGCCGGTGAAGATGTCGAAGACGACGTTGCGCGTACGCGAGCCGAACTCCACGCCCTGCGTGTGGAGAACCTCCTTCGCGAGTTCCGGCGAAGACACCACGACCAAATTCCGCTGCCCCATGCGAAGGAGAAATATGTCGCCGAAGCGACGCGCAATGCCGGCGAGGTTAAGGTGGTTCAGGTCATCACCAACCTGAAGCCAATTACCAAATATCGGTACTGACAACGGTCCCGGCGGAAGCCTGAACCGCTTCCCGCGAAGCTTTGCAGCGGTCACTGCAATCACCGCCGCAAAGAAGAGTGCGGTAAGAACTTTCTCCAAGAAGAGAAGATCCATTCAATATTTTTACTCCAAAACCAAAATCAAGTAATCTTGATTAAAGACAATCTTAATGAAAACAATTATATGAAATGAATTGATTTAGGATAATGTTACCCAAAACACGTGAATAATTGAAGAATTGTGTAAGAATGCAGTTAGGGTGTCGGAATTTATATAGGAATGGGAGTGTGATAATGTTCTTAGAGTTGTTGCAACCGTAACTGGTGTGAGGGAATAGAGTGAAAGAAGTTAACGTCGTCAAGTTTGACTGTTAGGAAGAATGAAAAGAAAGGTGCGCGTCACTTCCATTGGCGGGCCGTGACGTGCGTGGGGTAGGTGAAACGGAGTTGGTGAGggaaattatattttagaaaaaaaaaatatgaagaattttattttttttgttccagTGGACAAGATTCCTTGCATATAATTTAtcaaaaagtaaattttatcaGTATTTGATTAAAAAAGTTTGAATTGATGTATTCTGTATTATTTATTAAAGTGACAAAATTTTCATTACTTGATATTATTGCTCTTGTTTGCATGTTTTAAATATTGGAAGGTCGTGTAGTTTGACCAACTATGATGAAACCAGTCAAACAGTTGAAAGTGATGCACTTGCAAAAAGCCATCTAATATAAAGTTAAACATGAGCTATGAATTAAAGGTTTAATAGTTAATGTGGTTTTTatatttgtgtaaaaaaaaatcaattttcaaatAGAATTGTGTGGACATGTTAGTGTCACATAATTTCTAATTAATATCAGcagtaattaaataaattgcACTTTGTCTACACCATTAGAAATTTAATAGTAAATTCAGCGTtgaattaaaattcataaattataaatttaatatattttacttaTATCTTATTTAAATGGTATGAGAATATTGTTTTAGGGTTTAGAGTTTGATTAAGctttattttatctattatgAGAGTTTGATTACTCATAATCCTATTAAACACCTAATAACAGGCTACATATAGTTGAAACAATTAATATGATGTTTGCAGGAGAAAATActcataataattttataattctcTCATCTCTTAAAATATCACtgaaacaataatatttaaagGATATTTTCCTCAAATGATATTCTCCTATTCGTTTAATGCATGTTTTAGAGtatttaaatgtttattttataatttaattaatattattactaagataaatgtatatttttatattattgctTTGATTCAATTAATTGATTGGGTTTATATGTGTTGGAATTGATCATAATATCatgatctttaaaaaaaattatatttttttaaacattatatAACTTTCATATTTGATTATTGTAATTGaagataaacattatttttatttttttaatgtactaATGCTTTACGTATTTGGAGTTGGATTCGACACATTTTTCCTACttatcatttctctaataaggatgatattctttcttttattaagagtgacgGTACTccgttggttaaattgattaagctagCTGTGAtgtggcgtatgaggaattatgatcgtttttataataagattgaggtttctatggttattttggttattaaagatttaatttGTCTAGTGGGTGATTCGTCTAAAACTttaatgaagaatgatatgtttgaTTTCAATGTGCTCAAGTGTTTTGGTATTAACACTCGTACTGATAAAGTAAGTTCTACGTTCCTCTTTCtattagatgggagtttccttcaccaggcttggttaaaattaacattgaggGGGGatgctaggggatatcctggtcttgctacttgtggaggtattttttgtGGGAGTATGGAGGGATTTATTTGAGCTTTTtttgcgtttcttgaagttcagattgctttagttgctgagttttatagggttatacatgttatggaggaaactcaaaagataggaggcttactaatgtctggttgAAATGTGTTTAtgttttggtttgtgttgcgtttattGCTAGAACAAATGTTCTTTGGATGTTTCGTAtaaaatacttgtcttaattatgtCGAAAAACTAGGTTTAGGATTACTCATAtctttcgtgaaggaaatgcgtgtgttgataagttggctaatttatgatttattcttAGAGAATctttttattggtataataagatttcatcttgtctgttcttagaattctttatgaataagtatagtctacctatgtatcgtttttgttaacatacgagttttggtctaatccccgtatttttgtatttttttgtatttttttaataatattttatgtatcgtttttgttaacatatgagttttggtctaatccccgtcttttatttatttatttttttaataatattttttcatgtgatgacaaattattgttgttacttgaggtgtcagcctagctgagatcttaagttgcatagtgatgtctaacatgaaatattttatttaaaataaaaaatcaattgaaaaaaatatatttatttatatatattttttaatgtagaTGGATGTATTTAATCATGagatatataaaagaaaaacaaaataataaatttcaatctgtttATTATGTTCACTCATATAAAAGTGAACAAATACAACACATACAGTTATTAAATTacattgaataatttattttgaaccaTCATACTAATATATTTGAACTTATTTATAGTATAGACTATGTTGGACTAACAATACaaaaatagacaaaaaaaaatattaactattgATCATGGTATCataatttttatgaaattttatatttgttaaacAATATATAACCTTCATATTTGATGGTTGTACTTGAAAATAAATGATCCAATTTTAATGTAGATTGATCCATTTAATCGTGAGATACATAAAAgcaaaacaaattaataaatttcaacTCATTTATTATTTTGACCCATGAACAAATGCAAATGAATCACattgaattatttaattttggACAACTATAGTAAtatatttaacttatttattaTATGGACCATGTTAGACTAATAATACAGAAAtggacaaaaaaaatattaattttaaatagatCAACTTGATCATGATATTATATTTGCAATACAAGTTGCATATTTGATGGTTCTAATTGGAaattaaataatcaattaaaaaaaatatattcttacatttttttaaatttttttttagtgtagaTTGATCCATTTAATCGTGATatacataaaagaaaaagaaaataataaatttaaactcATGCAAAAATGAACAAATAGAAATGGACATTTATTGAATCATACTGAATTTTTTAACTATGGACAATCACATTAAGATAtcttaacttatttattttgtgGACCATGTTGGAGCAACCATAAAATATTagacaaaaatattaattttaaataaatcaatGTAACATACATATACCAACTTTAATGCTATATTTGGTGTATAATGTGGTATTGGAGAAGAATAAACACACGAAAAAAAGTAAGTTTTTTGTACTTCATTTATTGATCAATGCATACTACAAGAAGTACAATATTTACTATTATATCATTTTGTTGTAATTTACTAAAAAAGTGCATGAGTAGAGTCCAAATTTAGATATTGACCTATTCGAATGCTTGCATTCCTATTaacattttcaaatttaataattaGACAAACAAAGATAATATTGATACTCTAGTATAacacaaaacacacaaaaacattttttttttcaatttagtttttatattttacaaaagCCTCAAATTTGGTTCATAAATTGTTCTCTTcgattttagtttttaattgttaataagtcctaattttatttaatattgattttgaaaatatttaactaTGTAATTTGAAGAAAGGTTTTTCGATTTTGTAAatttagattaaaataaaatattgtttttataatttcacATGTGGTTTTATGCATTAGGTTATAAGGAATATTTGTTTGTAGATTGGGTTTGGATGTAAGCTTGTAAGCCCATAGAGAGAGTGAGGATTTAGGCTCACCAATTCTTCCACACTCATCATCGTTCTTTCTTTCGTTATCATCGTTATCATATTcacttcactcccttcacccTTTTTTCTTCTCACCAAGaggaacaacaacaacaagatTACGCCAAACGATGTCGTATGTGCCTCCGCACCTCAGAAATAACAGCTCCGCCACCGTCGCCACCGCCAGAACCCCCTCCGTAACCCTAGATAACAacaaccaccaccaccacaaTAACAACCACCACAAGCTCGCATTCGCCTCCAATAACAACACCAACGCCAATTGCTCTCCCTCGCTCCCCTCCTTCCACAATGCCTCTCGCCGGAGCTCCGCCGCGCCTCCGTCGCCGCGGATATTCGCCACCCCTGACCCCGTCTTCCCGCAATGGCAACCCTCAGAACGCGCTTCGCGTATGACTCCGGAGCAGGTCCCAATCCAATCTCTGTTTTCCCGTCTTTTCTGTTCAGTCTCGTATCTCACGTGGTTCTCTCTCTATTGACCTTTGCGTGTAATGTCTTGATTTCGATATTTTTTTTGAGGAATGTGAGTTTCTGTTCCAATTCGCGTGGTTAGGGTTTTTCTTGAATCTCGATTGTGTTTCGATTGAAGCGTGTGCGTGTTTGGGGGAATTGCTAATTTGCTTGTCAGTTCACGAAGCTGATTATGAGGACTGAGGGTTCGGATTGATCTGAGCGAGGCTTATAGTAAAATGCATTGCTTTGCTTGTAACGATGAGAATCCGAGTTATTTTTAACTACTTTTATACAGTTAAaggcttttttatttttattttgaaactgTACGGCAGTGTTGTATTGTAACAGAGTAAGGGTTTTTTTGGTCTAGCTGAAGATGACTAATTAAGGTTCAAATCAGTGTTGGAAGGTTGTCCACATTTAGTATCTAACTGTGGCTGGTACGGGATTGTATCCAAGGTAGGATTTATGTCGGGAAAAAAGTTGTATTGAAGTTTGCTTCTACTTTGTGGTTGATCGATTACTATTACagagtttcttcttcttcttcagtGTACTGAACGCTGATGAGTTTTTCCTTTTGCTTGTCCTTCTCCTTTTTACTTTGCCCCAATAATCTTTCCCTCTTTCATGTGTTTTTGATTTGAGAGTCTCAATTTGTACTCTTTTCCGATATCTTTAATAGAGTTGTTATTTATCGTCTTGTTATTATATCTTGATGTTTGGCTTTCTTCCTGATTTGTCTTTTTTGTAACTAGACAAACAAATATTGGTTACTGAAATTCCAGTGCTTGTCATGTCCAGATCGAAGAGGTCCGTTCCCGGCTTAATCTTGACGTTACTGTTGCATCTGATTCTCCTCCCGCACCTGCACCAATAGAATCGTTTACTGATATggtatttaattttgttaatatttaatcatattcatatttttctGGGTAATTATGAAGCTATTTGTACCGAATTTTTTTGGAACTGTTATTTGATTTATTGCAAATGTGTTTGCAATCGTGAACTTCTTGTTCTTAGTGTTTGGACTCAAGTATCATGAAGGATATTGCTTTCCATGAATACACCAGGCCAACTTCAATCCAGGCACAGGCCATGCCAATTGCTCTCAGTGGAAGGGATCTATTGGGTTGTGCTGAAACTGGTAGTGGAAAGACCGCAGCTTTCACAATTCCTATGATACAGGTCTGAACTGATTAGACATGGCATATTCGACTAAACTCATCTTTTGATACTGCATATTTGTGAAAAACAAACCAAATTTAAATGATCAACCTTTTAGTTgtgatttcattttttttatcagcattgCTTGGCCCAACCTTCAATTCGGCGCAATGATGGTCCTTTGGCATTAGTTTTGGCTCCTACCAGAGAACTTGCTcaacaaatagaaaaagagGTGATATATGCATTTGTTTTTAATGTGGATGGATAATGGGTAATTTGGGGagaaatttattgtttatttctCCAATCAAGTAATGATTTTTAAACTATCTCCTAATAGTTTTCATATACCTAGGTTCACAGATTGTCTATTCTCTGTGTTTATTGCCTTTTTTGACATTTGGATCTTTATAAATATTGTCGGTAGTAGTAGAAGATTTTTGCTATCTTACTTTTGAATTAtatgttgttttgttttgaGATTGACATCTCTCGTATGATGCCCGAAAACATGTTCTACGCCAGGTCatttcataattaatattttttctttctacaACTATCAGCTTTTCTTTTCattgttgttttgatttttggTAGGTTAAAGCTTTTAGCAGATCCCTCGAGTCATTAAAAACTGCTATAGTTGTGGGCGGAACTAACATTGAAAAGCAGGTAATTAAATGTTGACATAATCTTTATTTCTTAGCTATTTTGCCTggtgttttaaaattttgtacaaAGATGATTGTATTATTTGTTCTGTTGCTATTGTGTTAAGTATGATCTGAGAGCATCATAAAAATCTTTGTATGTTAATTATTAAGCTTTTGTAATAATTaatgtcttttttatttttatgtttttcctTGGAAACTTGGAGATGAGTTAAAGCTGTGTATTCAATTTTGCGCAGCTAGTTCTCCTGATGTACTGATATTTAAGTTATTTATATGATGCACTTATATTATGTGTTTCCAATGTTGTGATACAActattcttaaaatatataaggATACAACACATGCAGGATACATATAGAgttatgttttaataaaatttataaaagataacaaatatacaattataattCTGCAAATGCaacattaaaataaagataTGATGTAGTTGGCAATCTGTAAAACTAGATAGTATCCCTGAATAGTGTTAGTGGATGCTATTTGATGTTTGTATTTGGAGGAAATGCATGTATCACTGTGTTTCATAGATTGGACGCTAGTTTGAGAGCTGGTACTGAGCACTTTGTAAATAGTGTCCAACAAAGTAAAGGTTTCTGCTACAAGGAGTCTTGtaacaaattttatttgaagTTTATTTCAACTCCACTTCTTGAAGGTAACATAGATTTCTGTGTGTTCTCTTTCTGGTCTCTATGGCAGAGGTCGGAACTTAGAGCCGGGGTTGAAATAGCAGTTGCCACACCTGGAAGATTCATTGATCACTTACAACAAGGCAATACTTCCCTCTCTAGAATTTCTTTTGTTGTTCTAGACGAGGCAGATAGAATGCTGGATATGGGTTTTGAACCACAGATAAGAGAGGTCTGTATTTTGAGTTTTTTGCTTATATTTGAGGCTTTCCTTTATTTTCTTGACGGTTTCATGCCTAATGTAAGATAACTAGTGTGACCTCATTGTGGTGTTTGTGCTTTCTTTACAGTGTTTTCAAAACAGTTGTTTCCTTATATAACTTTTTCCCTCTATTTAAATTGGTGCCGTTATTGAACTTTGAAGTCAAGCCAATAAAGCTAGAACTAGTTATATTGAGTTTCACTTCTTTAAGCATTTAACTGGAGAAGACGTCCTTCAATTAGAAAGCATAGAGAGGTTATAAGGTTAcactttttaaagaaaaattagcAATGAAAATGTTGCCTGTTTTGGACAGAAACTTCATTTTCATTCTCCAATTTAAGCTTCTACAACTGTTATTTAGTCTGTACCTTAGTTTGATTTCTGTGATCTAGCTGCTATGACCATGCTTGAAATTTGTGTATGTTATATTTGCATATATATTATGGTCCCAATTGAATGGGTTATCAGCGATAATTCTAATGTTATCCTCAGGTAATGAGAAGTCTTCCAGAGAAGCATCAAACATTGCTTTTTAGTGCGACAATGCCTGTGGAGATTGAAGCATTAGCAAAGGTCAGGTTTCCTTCATTCTTGACAGGAATTTTTCAACGTTGTTATTTTTGCCTTTAAACAAATCCTAAAATAATGAAGTGTGATTCTGATTTGAAATAATGCTTAGACAAACAATAATTCTATCATTCGTTATTTGCTTTTCACATAACATTGTAAGCAGCCTTGATACTTAATCATAACATATAGCCCATTAGATGTGTAGTAATTGAAGTATAGTTATTCTTTTTAGGGttttctattttgtctttttcttccatgattctctttcttaaaattaaatattgccCCAAAAGACATTCTTTTGAAGAATATTATATTTCAGCAATATATTTCTTTGTATGCTCCGTTGGAAGGAATAATTTTGGATTTCaccaataatttgtttaatttcaGGAGTACTTGGCTAGCCCAGTGCAAGTGAAGGTGGGGAAAGTGAGTAGTCCAACAACTAATGTTTCGCAAACGCTTGTGAAAATTTCTGAAAACGAGAAGGTGTGTTATTTACTTTCAAAAGGAAATATACTGGTGAATAGTTGGACTAGAAGCTATAAGTTTAGTCTAATGCCTCCTAGAAGGCAGACAGTCATTGatttcaaatgttttttttaatgttaagtTCTGTTTTTATTATCCATGTTTCTGGAGGGGGACTGTTTTTACTGAAAATTGTTGTTGCACACAAGTTCTTAAATACTTGCCATGAGGTACACATGTGCATAAAATTAAGGGAGTGTTGGGAGAATGAGATGTGAGTTAGCAAAGTTATAGTAATACGAGTGAAGAAAATTGAGGATAGTGAACAAATTATCTTGTTTAGTTGCATTTTTGACCCCATGTTATGTGCATGGTCATTTTCCTTGatacttttatctttattttctctttcttttggtTTCTGTTCTGAAATCTTACATTGTTCTTGTAGATTGACCGGCTTCTAGATTTACTTGTAGAGGATGCATCACAGGCTGAAAAATGTGGTCATCCATTTCCATTAACAATTGTGTTCGTTGAGAGGAAGGTATGCTTTGTTTTGTGTCCCTGTGGTGCATCAATATCATATCTACATTTCTATTGT
Proteins encoded in this region:
- the LOC137831572 gene encoding ATP-dependent RNA helicase DBP2-like isoform X3; translation: MSYVPPHLRNNSSATVATARTPSVTLDNNNHHHHNNNHHKLAFASNNNTNANCSPSLPSFHNASRRSSAAPPSPRIFATPDPVFPQWQPSERASRMTPEQIEEVRSRLNLDVTVASDSPPAPAPIESFTDMCLDSSIMKDIAFHEYTRPTSIQAQAMPIALSGRDLLGCAETGSGKTAAFTIPMIQHCLAQPSIRRNDGPLALVLAPTRELAQQIEKEVKAFSRSLESLKTAIVVGGTNIEKQRSELRAGVEIAVATPGRFIDHLQQGNTSLSRISFVVLDEADRMLDMGFEPQIREVMRSLPEKHQTLLFSATMPVEIEALAKEYLASPVQVKVGKVSSPTTNVSQTLVKISENEKIDRLLDLLVEDASQAEKCGHPFPLTIVFVERKTRCDEVAEALVAQGLSAVSLHGGRSQNEREAALQDFRSGSTNILVATDVASRGLDVTGVSHVINLDLPKPPLWLPHL
- the LOC137831572 gene encoding ATP-dependent RNA helicase DBP2-like isoform X2, coding for MSYVPPHLRNNSSATVATARTPSVTLDNNNHHHHNNNHHKLAFASNNNTNANCSPSLPSFHNASRRSSAAPPSPRIFATPDPVFPQWQPSERASRMTPEQIEEVRSRLNLDVTVASDSPPAPAPIESFTDMCLDSSIMKDIAFHEYTRPTSIQAQAMPIALSGRDLLGCAETGSGKTAAFTIPMIQHCLAQPSIRRNDGPLALVLAPTRELAQQIEKEVKAFSRSLESLKTAIVVGGTNIEKQRSELRAGVEIAVATPGRFIDHLQQGNTSLSRISFVVLDEADRMLDMGFEPQIREVMRSLPEKHQTLLFSATMPVEIEALAKEYLASPVQVKVGKVSSPTTNVSQTLVKISENEKIDRLLDLLVEDASQAEKCGHPFPLTIVFVERKTRCDEVAEALVAQGLSAVSLHGGRSQNEREAALQDFRSGSTNILVATDVASRGLDVTGVSHVINLDLPKVFLLQANTK
- the LOC137831572 gene encoding DEAD-box ATP-dependent RNA helicase 20-like isoform X1, whose translation is MSYVPPHLRNNSSATVATARTPSVTLDNNNHHHHNNNHHKLAFASNNNTNANCSPSLPSFHNASRRSSAAPPSPRIFATPDPVFPQWQPSERASRMTPEQIEEVRSRLNLDVTVASDSPPAPAPIESFTDMCLDSSIMKDIAFHEYTRPTSIQAQAMPIALSGRDLLGCAETGSGKTAAFTIPMIQHCLAQPSIRRNDGPLALVLAPTRELAQQIEKEVKAFSRSLESLKTAIVVGGTNIEKQRSELRAGVEIAVATPGRFIDHLQQGNTSLSRISFVVLDEADRMLDMGFEPQIREVMRSLPEKHQTLLFSATMPVEIEALAKEYLASPVQVKVGKVSSPTTNVSQTLVKISENEKIDRLLDLLVEDASQAEKCGHPFPLTIVFVERKTRCDEVAEALVAQGLSAVSLHGGRSQNEREAALQDFRSGSTNILVATDVASRGLDVTGVSHVINLDLPKTMEDYVHRIGRTGRAGSTGLATSFYTDRDMFLVANIRKAIADAESGNTLTFATGKVARRKEKEAAAAQKEANIAFSKQLGLGAASINIEDKYKFMIAAANIKREGAADSAWDD
- the LOC137831574 gene encoding trans-cinnamate 4-monooxygenase-like; this encodes MDLLFLEKVLTALFFAAVIAVTAAKLRGKRFRLPPGPLSVPIFGNWLQVGDDLNHLNLAGIARRFGDIFLLRMGQRNLVVVSSPELAKEVLHTQGVEFGSRTRNVVFDIFTGEGQDMVFTVYGEHWRKMRRIMTVPFFTNKVVQQYRVGWEDEAARVVEDVRCSPDAASGGIVLRRRLQLMMYNIMYRIMFDRRFENEDDPLFQKLRVLNGERSRLAQSFEYNYGDFIPVLRPFLRGYLKICKEIKDTRFKLFKDYFLEERKNLESTKRRDNGGLKCAIDHILDAQKKGEISEDNVLYIVENINVAAIETTLWTIEWGIAELVNHPEIQKKVREEIDRVVGPGNQVTEPDTHKLPYLQAVIKETLRLRMAIPLLVPHMNLQHAKLGGYDIPAESKVLVNAWWLANNPAHWKKPEEFRPERFLEEESKVEANGNDFRFLPFGVGRRSCPGIILALPILGITLGRLVQNFELLPPPGQDKLDTTEKGGQFSLHILKHSTIVAKPRSC